TTTCAACAAATTTATTTGCTTCAATAATGATACTATCATATCCTTTTTCTTTAACATTTTTCACCAAAGCTCCACCTATGCCAATTGCATATGCTCCTTTTTCTAACCATTCATCAATATTATCTATACTTACTCCACCACTTGGCATAATATTAGCATTAGGTATCGGTCCTTTTATATCTTTTATAAATCCTGCCCCTAATACACTTGATGGGAATAATTTTAACAAATCACAACCATATGACATTGCATTTAATATTTCTGTAACACTTCCACACCCAGGAATATATGGTATTGAATATCTATTACATAATAATGCAATTTCAACATCTAAATTAGGACTAACTATAAATTTTGCACCATTTAAAATTGCAATTCTTGCTGTTATATTATCAATAACAGTTCCTGCTCCTATAATAACTTCATTATTTTCATATTTTTTTGAAAGTAATTTTATAGTTTCATCTGCATTTGGTGTTGTAAAAGTTAATTCTATTATTTTTATTCCACCTTCTATTATTTTCTCAGATATTATATATGCTTCTTCACTTG
This window of the Oceanivirga salmonicida genome carries:
- a CDS encoding bifunctional 2-keto-4-hydroxyglutarate aldolase/2-keto-3-deoxy-6-phosphogluconate aldolase: SEEAYIISEKIIEGGIKIIELTFTTPNADETIKLLSKKYENNEVIIGAGTVIDNITARIAILNGAKFIVSPNLDVEIALLCNRYSIPYIPGCGSVTEILNAMSYGCDLLKLFPSSVLGAGFIKDIKGPIPNANIMPSGGVSIDNIDEWLEKGAYAIGIGGALVKNVKEKGYDSIIIEANKFVEKYQKIKNNIY